AAGCCTTTCACGCAGTGCTACGGGTGCGTCGGGAAGGACCGGGCATGACGTGGCGAGCCGCACAACGGCAGGCAGCTCAGAATGCCGAACAGTACGTCCTGACCGGCCTTGAGCAGGACGGACCCCTGCTTGACGCCGCGTGACACGACATCAGCAGGGAAGTGGAAACTCTTGTTAGAAAAGGAGCATACGGCGGGAGATACCGCAGATAGAGTCCCTGCTGCTCCCACACCCCACGTCGTTCCCTGATCAGAGCTCCCTTGTGAAAGGCCGCATTGTCCAGCACCACGACTGTGAGCTGCCCAGGACGGCATTCGGCGGCAAGCGTGTCCAGATAGGCCGTGACCTGATCCCCGGTGC
The Deinococcus sp. JMULE3 genome window above contains:
- a CDS encoding transposase — protein: MTLKYLDQTGLSLMLSVGATWFKRGSGHQFAIPTRWGSSGRINLIGTYSLHRHEEVLEVRELTGTCTGDQVTAYLDTLAAECRPGQLTVVVLDNAAFHKGALIRERRGVWEQQGLYLRYLPPYAPFLTRVSTSLLMSCHAASSRGPSCSRPVRTYCSAF